Proteins co-encoded in one Deltaproteobacteria bacterium genomic window:
- the rpsD gene encoding 30S ribosomal protein S4 gives MARYTDSVCRLCRRENLKLFLKGERCYSDKCAIERRNYPPGQHGQGRPKFSEYSIQLREKQKVKRMYGLLENQFRRTFAEAARTKGITGETLLILLERRLDNATYRLGFSSSRAEARTLVRQGHILVNGKKVNIPSYSVRVGDVISIKEKSRQMGRVLTALEGAQRRGVPDWAELDRESFSGRIKIFPTRSDITMPINEKLIVELYSK, from the coding sequence TTGGCTAGATACACCGATTCCGTGTGCCGCCTATGCCGGCGCGAGAATTTAAAGCTGTTTCTCAAGGGTGAGCGCTGCTATTCCGACAAGTGCGCCATCGAACGGCGCAACTATCCGCCAGGGCAGCACGGCCAAGGGCGGCCGAAGTTTTCCGAGTACAGCATTCAGCTGCGCGAAAAACAAAAGGTCAAGCGCATGTACGGCCTATTGGAAAATCAATTTCGCCGTACCTTTGCCGAAGCGGCGCGTACTAAAGGTATTACCGGCGAGACCCTGTTGATTTTGCTGGAACGGCGCCTTGACAACGCCACCTACCGGCTTGGCTTTTCCAGCTCGCGCGCCGAGGCGCGCACCCTGGTGCGCCAAGGGCATATTTTGGTGAACGGCAAGAAGGTCAATATTCCTTCGTATTCCGTGCGCGTGGGCGATGTCATTTCCATCAAAGAAAAGAGCCGGCAGATGGGCCGCGTGTTGACCGCGCTCGAAGGGGCACAGCGCCGCGGCGTGCCGGATTGGGCGGAGTTGGACCGCGAATCGTTTAGCGGGCGCATCAAAATCTTCCCCACGCGCAGCGACATTACGATGCCCATAAACGAAAAATTGATCGTCGAGTTGTATTCGAAGTAA
- the rpsK gene encoding 30S ribosomal protein S11, which yields MARADEGGEEKKEAGKGEDKAAARKRRGRKNIAEGVVHIHSTFNNTIITITDYQGNVISWSSAGAMGFKGSRKGTPFAAQQAADSAAKKAMDHGLRSVQIFVRGPGAGRESALRALQSAGINISLIKDVTPIPHNGCRPPKRRRV from the coding sequence ATGGCAAGAGCTGACGAAGGCGGCGAAGAGAAAAAAGAAGCCGGTAAGGGCGAAGATAAGGCGGCGGCGCGCAAGCGGCGCGGCAGAAAAAACATCGCCGAAGGCGTGGTGCACATCCATTCGACGTTTAACAACACCATCATCACGATTACCGACTATCAAGGCAACGTGATTTCCTGGTCGAGCGCCGGTGCCATGGGTTTCAAAGGCTCGCGCAAGGGGACTCCCTTCGCGGCCCAGCAAGCCGCCGATAGCGCGGCAAAGAAAGCGATGGACCATGGCTTGCGCAGCGTGCAAATTTTCGTGCGCGGCCCGGGCGCCGGCCGGGAATCGGCGTTGCGCGCGTTACAGTCCGCCGGTATCAACATTAGCTTGATCAAAGACGTAACCCCGATACCCCACAATGGTTGCCGTCCGCCGAAGCGTCGACGGGTTTGA
- the rpsM gene encoding 30S ribosomal protein S13, whose product MARIAGVDLPRAKRMEVALTYIYGIGRSMSRSILKQAGINLDLKSDDLTDDDVVKIRTVIDQSYKVEGDLRRDVTANIKRHLDMNSYRGLRHRRNLPVHGQRTHTNARTRKGPRKTVAGKKQAPSKG is encoded by the coding sequence ATGGCGCGTATCGCAGGCGTTGATCTACCCCGGGCCAAGCGCATGGAAGTTGCGCTAACCTACATTTATGGCATTGGCCGGAGCATGTCGCGAAGCATCCTGAAACAGGCGGGTATCAACCTCGATCTCAAGAGCGACGATTTGACCGACGATGACGTCGTCAAGATCCGCACTGTCATCGATCAAAGCTACAAAGTCGAAGGCGATCTGCGCCGCGACGTGACGGCGAATATCAAGCGCCACCTCGATATGAACTCCTATCGCGGTTTGCGCCATCGCAGGAATCTGCCGGTGCACGGGCAGCGCACCCACACCAATGCGCGCACGCGCAAGGGGCCGCGTAAGACGGTGGCCGGCAAGAAACAAGCGCCGTCCAAGGGCTAA
- the rpmJ gene encoding 50S ribosomal protein L36 encodes MKVRASVKKICNKCKVIRRKGVVRVLCENTKHKQRQG; translated from the coding sequence GTGAAAGTAAGAGCCTCGGTGAAAAAGATTTGTAACAAATGCAAAGTGATCCGGCGCAAGGGCGTGGTCCGCGTGCTGTGCGAAAACACCAAGCACAAACAGCGGCAAGGATAG
- the infA gene encoding translation initiation factor IF-1, whose product MAKEDAIEVTGTVLETLPNAMFRVKLDNGHKVLAHISGKMRMHYIKILPGDKVKIELSPYDLARGRIVFRER is encoded by the coding sequence ATGGCTAAAGAAGATGCGATCGAAGTCACCGGCACGGTGCTAGAGACTCTGCCCAACGCGATGTTTCGCGTTAAGTTGGACAACGGTCACAAAGTCCTGGCCCATATTTCCGGCAAGATGCGCATGCACTACATCAAAATTCTGCCGGGCGACAAGGTGAAAATCGAGCTGTCGCCCTACGATTTGGCGCGCGGCCGAATCGTGTTCCGCGAGCGATAG
- the map gene encoding type I methionyl aminopeptidase has product MISLKTAREIGIMRRANVIVAEVLEELKKSVAPGVTTLDLDAIAEEMTLKRSAIPAFKGYNVAGRIYPRCLCASVNNEIVHGIPSNRALREGDIIGLDYGVIYEGFYGDSAVTVGVGKISDEARRLMAVTEHSLYEAIQQLHEGKRLGDLGHRVQEIAEGAGYSVVRAFVGHGIGKRLHEEPPVPNYGEPDRGIRLKEGMVLAIEPMVNIGGYEVEILDDGWTAVTKDGSLAAHFEHSVAVTKNGPYILSQL; this is encoded by the coding sequence GTGATCTCGCTCAAGACGGCTCGAGAAATCGGGATCATGCGGCGGGCAAATGTGATTGTTGCGGAGGTGCTGGAGGAGCTAAAGAAAAGTGTGGCCCCGGGCGTTACGACTTTGGATCTCGACGCCATCGCCGAAGAGATGACGCTAAAGAGAAGCGCCATCCCGGCGTTCAAAGGCTACAACGTTGCCGGGCGGATTTATCCGCGCTGCTTGTGCGCGTCGGTGAACAACGAAATCGTTCACGGCATACCGTCCAACCGGGCGTTGCGCGAAGGCGATATCATTGGCCTCGACTACGGTGTGATTTACGAAGGTTTTTATGGCGATTCGGCGGTGACGGTGGGGGTGGGAAAGATAAGCGACGAGGCGCGGCGGCTGATGGCAGTGACAGAGCATTCGCTCTATGAAGCGATCCAGCAGCTGCATGAAGGTAAACGGCTCGGCGACTTGGGCCATCGCGTGCAGGAGATTGCCGAGGGCGCCGGCTATTCGGTGGTGCGCGCGTTTGTCGGCCATGGCATCGGCAAGAGGCTGCACGAGGAGCCGCCGGTGCCGAACTACGGCGAGCCAGACCGCGGCATCCGTCTGAAGGAAGGCATGGTGCTGGCGATCGAACCCATGGTCAACATCGGCGGCTACGAAGTGGAGATTCTCGACGACGGCTGGACCGCGGTGACCAAGGACGGCAGCCTGGCGGCGCATTTTGAGCACTCGGTAGCGGTGACCAAGAACGGTCCGTACATTTTGAGCCAACTTTAA
- a CDS encoding adenylate kinase translates to MRLVLLGAPGAGKGTQAKLLQEKFAAPQISTGDILRKAVADQTALGKQAADFMNRGALVPDDLIINIVGERLAADDCKQGFILDGFPRTIPQAESLDATLKRMGQPLNCVLSVRVPHAEIVERLSGRRTCRKCGALFHITFDPPRAQGVCDKCGGELFQRDDDQEATIKKRLDVYESQTAPLASYYAKQGLLREVDGVGTIDEIRTRVYAALGDLVQ, encoded by the coding sequence ATTCGGCTGGTTTTGCTGGGTGCGCCCGGGGCAGGCAAGGGCACTCAAGCGAAGCTGTTGCAAGAAAAGTTTGCTGCGCCGCAGATATCGACGGGGGATATCTTGCGCAAGGCAGTAGCCGATCAGACCGCGTTGGGCAAACAGGCCGCCGATTTCATGAACCGAGGTGCGCTGGTGCCCGACGATCTGATTATCAACATAGTCGGCGAGCGCCTGGCGGCTGACGATTGCAAGCAGGGTTTTATCCTTGACGGCTTTCCGCGCACCATCCCCCAGGCCGAAAGCCTGGACGCAACGTTGAAACGCATGGGGCAGCCGCTCAATTGCGTGCTTTCGGTGCGGGTGCCGCACGCCGAAATCGTTGAACGGTTGTCCGGTCGCCGCACTTGCCGGAAATGCGGCGCGCTGTTCCATATTACCTTCGACCCGCCCCGCGCTCAGGGGGTATGCGATAAGTGCGGCGGCGAGTTGTTTCAGCGGGACGACGATCAGGAAGCCACCATTAAGAAGCGTCTCGATGTTTACGAAAGTCAGACGGCGCCGCTGGCGAGCTACTACGCCAAGCAAGGTTTGTTGCGTGAGGTGGATGGGGTCGGCACTATCGATGAGATTCGCACCCGGGTGTATGCGGCGCTAGGAGATTTAGTGCAGTGA
- the secY gene encoding preprotein translocase subunit SecY produces MLSGFQNAARVPELKKRLLFTAAMLAVYRLGVHVPTPGIDRQAMAAFFEQQKGTLFGFLNLFSGGALEQFSVFSLGIMPYISASIILQLLTVVFPYLERLSKEGEAGRRKITQYTRYGTVVLSIVQGIMISVGLEGTRGPGGHSLVLDPGWNFRIMTVITLTSGTAFIMWLGEQITERGIGNGISLIIFAGIVAGLPSAVATTFQFVREGEMGVLVALLILVLSVLVVGAIIFVERGQRRIQVQYAKRVVGRKMYGGQTSHLPLKINTANVIPPIFASSILIFPATLAQFANYPWVQAVSTALAPGAWLHDVVFVVLIIFFAFFYTAVVFNPADVAENMKKFGGYIPGIRPGPKTAEFIERVLSRITLSGAIYLCIVSLLPTILVGQFNVPFYFGGTALLIVVGVALDTVAQIETHLISRNYEGFMKRGRLRGRRG; encoded by the coding sequence ATGCTTAGTGGATTTCAGAACGCGGCGCGCGTTCCCGAGCTCAAGAAGCGGCTGTTGTTTACCGCGGCGATGCTAGCGGTTTACCGCTTGGGCGTTCACGTGCCGACGCCGGGAATCGATCGCCAGGCGATGGCGGCTTTTTTCGAACAACAAAAGGGCACGCTGTTCGGCTTTCTCAACCTATTTTCGGGCGGCGCGCTGGAACAGTTTTCGGTTTTTTCGTTGGGTATCATGCCCTACATCAGCGCGTCGATTATCCTGCAATTGCTGACGGTCGTCTTTCCGTATCTGGAGCGGCTATCCAAAGAAGGTGAAGCCGGCCGCCGGAAAATTACCCAGTACACGCGCTATGGCACGGTGGTCTTGTCGATCGTTCAAGGCATCATGATCAGCGTCGGATTGGAAGGCACGCGCGGCCCAGGTGGCCATAGTTTGGTGCTCGACCCGGGCTGGAATTTCCGCATCATGACCGTGATCACCCTGACTTCCGGCACCGCGTTTATCATGTGGCTGGGCGAGCAGATCACCGAACGGGGCATCGGTAACGGCATTTCGCTGATCATCTTTGCTGGCATAGTGGCCGGGCTGCCGTCGGCCGTGGCCACTACTTTCCAATTTGTTCGCGAGGGTGAGATGGGTGTGCTGGTGGCCCTGCTGATTTTGGTCCTGAGCGTGCTTGTGGTGGGCGCCATCATTTTTGTCGAGCGGGGTCAACGGCGGATTCAGGTCCAATATGCCAAACGCGTCGTCGGGCGCAAAATGTACGGCGGCCAGACTTCGCATTTGCCGCTCAAGATCAACACCGCCAACGTGATTCCGCCGATCTTTGCCTCGTCGATCTTGATCTTTCCGGCAACGCTGGCGCAGTTTGCCAACTATCCTTGGGTGCAAGCGGTCTCCACGGCTCTCGCTCCCGGTGCCTGGCTGCACGATGTCGTTTTTGTCGTCTTGATTATCTTTTTTGCGTTTTTCTACACCGCTGTGGTTTTCAATCCGGCGGACGTCGCCGAGAACATGAAGAAGTTTGGCGGTTATATTCCGGGCATTCGGCCCGGCCCGAAGACCGCCGAGTTTATCGAGCGCGTGCTGTCACGCATCACGTTGAGCGGCGCTATTTATCTTTGCATCGTATCGCTCTTGCCGACGATCTTAGTGGGTCAGTTCAACGTGCCCTTTTACTTTGGCGGCACGGCGCTGTTGATCGTCGTTGGCGTTGCCCTCGACACCGTGGCCCAAATAGAGACGCACCTGATTTCGCGCAACTACGAGGGTTTCATGAAGCGAGGCCGGCTGCGCGGGAGACGAGGGTAG
- a CDS encoding 50S ribosomal protein L15 has product MKLDELKPAPGSNRKRKRVGRGDGSGHGKTSCRGHKGQGARSGGNIAPGFEGGQMPLQRRLPKRGFRSPFKVDVAVINLQQLEVFDAGSEITPQALSEKGLVRGKERQVKILGDGALSKALTVKAHGFSAKAKEKIEAAGGKTELIAIHA; this is encoded by the coding sequence ATGAAACTGGATGAACTGAAACCGGCTCCCGGGTCAAATCGCAAGCGCAAGCGGGTGGGGCGGGGTGACGGCTCGGGGCATGGCAAAACTTCTTGCCGTGGTCACAAAGGTCAAGGGGCGCGCTCCGGCGGCAATATCGCCCCCGGCTTCGAAGGCGGTCAGATGCCGCTGCAGCGGCGCCTGCCAAAGCGCGGCTTTCGTAGCCCTTTTAAAGTGGACGTGGCGGTGATTAATTTGCAGCAGCTCGAAGTCTTCGATGCTGGCAGTGAGATTACGCCGCAAGCCCTGTCAGAAAAGGGTTTGGTGCGCGGCAAAGAGCGGCAAGTGAAAATTCTTGGCGACGGCGCGTTGTCCAAAGCGTTGACGGTCAAAGCCCACGGGTTTTCCGCCAAAGCCAAAGAAAAAATCGAAGCAGCCGGCGGCAAGACGGAGTTGATCGCGATCCATGCTTAG
- a CDS encoding 30S ribosomal protein S5, with protein MERIDSQGLELKEKVVHISRVAKVVKGGRRFSFSALVVVGDNHAVVGYGMGKANEVPEAIRKGLEQAKKNLIRVPVMDGTIPFEVTGHFGAGYVMLKPASDGTGVIAGGGVRAVVEAAGIQNVLTKCIGSNNPHNMVKATFEALRDLRTPDEIADRRGKVLAEIR; from the coding sequence TTGGAACGGATTGACTCGCAGGGTCTAGAGCTCAAAGAAAAAGTCGTTCACATCAGCCGCGTTGCCAAAGTGGTCAAGGGTGGGCGACGCTTTAGTTTCAGCGCGCTGGTGGTGGTTGGGGACAATCACGCGGTGGTCGGTTACGGCATGGGTAAAGCGAACGAGGTGCCGGAAGCGATTCGCAAGGGCCTTGAGCAGGCCAAGAAGAATCTGATCCGTGTGCCGGTCATGGACGGCACGATTCCGTTTGAAGTGACCGGTCATTTTGGCGCGGGCTATGTCATGCTCAAGCCCGCCTCCGATGGAACCGGCGTTATCGCGGGCGGCGGCGTGCGGGCGGTGGTGGAGGCGGCGGGCATTCAAAATGTATTGACCAAATGCATTGGCTCTAACAATCCGCACAACATGGTGAAGGCGACCTTCGAGGCCTTGCGCGATCTGCGCACGCCCGACGAGATCGCCGATCGGCGCGGTAAAGTTTTGGCGGAGATTCGCTAA
- a CDS encoding 50S ribosomal protein L18 has protein sequence MSSKKNISPRVRRQARVRKKLTGSDARPRVCVFRSNKHIYAQVISDAQGKTLAAVSSLSDGIHDGKGIEVAKQVGMALAKLCREKNINQVVFDRNGFLYHGRVKAVADGAREGGLQF, from the coding sequence ATGTCGAGCAAGAAGAATATTAGCCCACGGGTGCGGCGCCAAGCGCGGGTGCGTAAGAAGCTCACGGGCAGCGACGCGCGGCCGCGGGTTTGTGTGTTTCGCAGCAATAAGCACATCTATGCGCAAGTGATTTCCGACGCTCAAGGCAAAACCTTGGCGGCGGTTTCGAGCCTGTCGGACGGCATCCATGACGGCAAGGGCATTGAAGTCGCGAAACAGGTGGGGATGGCGCTTGCCAAGCTGTGCAGAGAAAAAAATATTAATCAGGTGGTTTTCGACCGCAACGGATTTCTCTATCACGGCCGCGTCAAAGCGGTGGCCGACGGCGCCCGTGAAGGCGGATTGCAATTTTAA
- a CDS encoding 50S ribosomal protein L6, producing the protein MSRIGKLPITIPNGVKIAVQSSDVRLEGPKGKLQTSIPAGVSVKVDGNVVRVERANDERKMRALHGLTRKLIANMAQGVSAGFSRVLEINGVGYRAEVKGQEVHMTLGYSHPVVFKLPAGISAAVERQVVITLSGADRQVLGETAAKIRELRGPEPYKGKGIKYREEFIKRKAGKAVGSGGGS; encoded by the coding sequence GTGTCGCGTATTGGAAAGCTGCCCATCACTATCCCCAACGGGGTCAAGATCGCCGTGCAAAGCAGCGACGTGCGGCTCGAAGGTCCCAAGGGGAAGTTGCAAACCTCGATTCCCGCGGGCGTTAGCGTCAAAGTCGACGGCAACGTAGTGCGGGTCGAGCGCGCCAACGACGAGCGCAAGATGCGTGCACTGCATGGCCTGACACGCAAACTGATCGCCAACATGGCCCAAGGGGTAAGCGCCGGTTTTAGCCGCGTGCTGGAGATTAACGGCGTTGGCTACCGCGCCGAAGTCAAGGGCCAAGAGGTGCACATGACGCTCGGCTATTCGCATCCCGTGGTGTTTAAGCTGCCTGCGGGGATCTCGGCGGCGGTGGAACGGCAGGTGGTGATCACCTTGAGCGGCGCTGACCGCCAGGTGCTGGGCGAGACCGCGGCCAAGATTCGCGAGCTGCGCGGCCCGGAACCGTACAAGGGCAAGGGCATCAAGTACCGTGAAGAATTTATTAAACGCAAAGCCGGCAAGGCCGTGGGTTCCGGCGGCGGCTCTTAG
- the rpsH gene encoding 30S ribosomal protein S8, producing the protein MGMTDPIADMLTRIRNAARARHQKVSVPYSRVKENIAKVMVDEGYLKELKKVKAAAGGGDELLIQLRFDRENRPIIAGMKRVSSPGRRVYVGTQDVTPIRKGLGINILSTPRGILVDREAQKAKVGGELLCSIW; encoded by the coding sequence ATGGGAATGACTGATCCAATCGCCGATATGCTAACCCGCATTCGCAACGCCGCTCGGGCGCGCCACCAAAAAGTTTCGGTGCCCTACTCGCGAGTGAAAGAAAACATCGCCAAGGTGATGGTCGATGAAGGTTATTTAAAAGAGCTGAAAAAAGTCAAAGCCGCTGCAGGCGGCGGCGATGAGCTGCTGATTCAACTGCGCTTTGACCGTGAGAATCGGCCGATCATTGCCGGCATGAAGCGGGTCAGCAGCCCTGGCCGCCGTGTCTATGTCGGCACCCAGGATGTAACGCCGATCCGTAAAGGCCTGGGCATCAATATCTTATCGACGCCGCGTGGGATTCTGGTGGACCGTGAAGCACAGAAAGCCAAGGTCGGCGGCGAGCTGTTGTGTTCGATTTGGTAA
- a CDS encoding type Z 30S ribosomal protein S14, with product MAKTCLRIKAERPNKFKVREYNRCPLCGRARAFFRRFRMCRLCLRDHARKGHIPGLIKASW from the coding sequence TTGGCGAAGACTTGTCTACGAATCAAAGCGGAACGACCGAATAAGTTCAAAGTGCGAGAATACAATCGCTGCCCGCTCTGCGGCCGGGCGCGCGCCTTTTTTCGGCGCTTTCGCATGTGCCGGCTGTGCCTGCGCGATCATGCGCGCAAGGGCCATATTCCGGGTTTGATCAAGGCCAGCTGGTAG
- the rplE gene encoding 50S ribosomal protein L5 produces the protein MARLKDKYKNEVVAAMTQEFDYKNVMQVPRLEKITINVGLGEATQNAKVVDSAVGDITAIAGQKPVVTKAKKAIANFKLREGIPIGCMVTLRRERMYEFLDRLIHVALPRVRDFKGISDKSFDGRGNYSLGLREQIIFPEISADKVDKTRGMTITITTTAKSDPEGRALLKLMGMPFAS, from the coding sequence ATGGCACGACTGAAAGACAAATATAAGAACGAAGTGGTCGCGGCGATGACGCAGGAGTTTGACTACAAGAACGTCATGCAGGTGCCGCGCTTGGAAAAGATTACGATCAACGTCGGTTTGGGCGAGGCGACGCAAAACGCCAAAGTGGTGGACAGTGCGGTGGGCGATATTACCGCCATCGCGGGGCAAAAACCGGTGGTGACTAAGGCCAAAAAAGCCATCGCCAATTTCAAACTGCGCGAGGGCATTCCGATCGGCTGCATGGTTACCCTCCGGCGCGAGCGCATGTATGAGTTTCTCGACCGCCTGATCCACGTGGCGCTGCCGCGGGTCCGCGACTTCAAGGGCATCTCGGACAAGTCCTTCGACGGTCGCGGCAACTACTCGCTGGGGCTGCGCGAGCAGATCATTTTCCCGGAGATCTCCGCCGACAAGGTGGATAAAACCCGAGGCATGACAATCACGATAACGACGACTGCAAAGTCGGACCCGGAAGGGCGTGCCCTGCTTAAGCTTATGGGAATGCCGTTCGCGAGCTAA
- a CDS encoding 50S ribosomal protein L24 has translation MRVEIRKNDSVMVIAGKERGKTGKVLRVLPDKDRVIVERLNMVKRHSKPRGPQQPGGIVEKEAAIHASNIMIMCDKCNAPVRIGHKILSDDKKIRICRRCNEALD, from the coding sequence GTGCGCGTGGAGATTCGCAAAAACGACAGCGTAATGGTCATTGCCGGCAAAGAACGCGGTAAGACCGGTAAGGTCCTGCGTGTGCTGCCGGACAAAGACCGAGTGATCGTCGAGCGGCTCAACATGGTCAAGCGGCACAGCAAGCCTAGAGGGCCGCAGCAACCCGGCGGTATTGTCGAGAAGGAAGCCGCCATCCATGCCTCGAATATCATGATCATGTGCGATAAGTGCAACGCGCCGGTGCGCATCGGTCATAAAATCTTAAGTGACGACAAGAAAATCCGTATTTGCCGGCGCTGCAATGAAGCTTTGGATTGA
- the rplN gene encoding 50S ribosomal protein L14, with amino-acid sequence MIQTKTVLDVADNSGARRVQCIKVLGGSKRKYAAIGDIIVVAVKEAIPNGKVKKGDVMKAVVVRTAKETGRPDGSYIRFDNNSAVLIDNQKEPVGTRIFGPVARELRAKKFMKIISLAPEVL; translated from the coding sequence ATGATTCAGACAAAAACGGTGTTGGATGTGGCGGATAACTCGGGGGCGAGGCGGGTTCAGTGCATCAAAGTGCTGGGCGGCAGCAAGCGCAAGTATGCGGCGATTGGCGATATCATCGTTGTTGCTGTCAAGGAAGCGATCCCCAACGGCAAGGTGAAAAAGGGCGATGTCATGAAGGCGGTGGTGGTGCGCACCGCCAAGGAGACTGGGCGGCCGGACGGCTCGTACATTCGCTTCGATAATAATTCGGCGGTGTTGATCGACAATCAAAAGGAACCGGTGGGCACCCGTATCTTTGGACCGGTGGCGCGTGAGCTGCGCGCTAAGAAGTTCATGAAAATTATTTCGTTAGCTCCGGAAGTATTGTAG
- the rpsQ gene encoding 30S ribosomal protein S17 produces MSTRGLTKERNGLVVSDRMQKTVVVSLERTVMDPKYKKYMKRRTKVKAHDETNQCHIGDRVMIVECRPLSRDKRWRVSKVLERAKTTESGPAST; encoded by the coding sequence ATGAGCACGAGAGGTTTAACCAAAGAGCGCAATGGGTTGGTGGTCAGCGACCGGATGCAGAAAACCGTGGTGGTGTCACTGGAGCGCACTGTCATGGATCCAAAGTACAAAAAGTACATGAAGCGCCGCACCAAAGTAAAAGCCCATGACGAAACCAATCAATGCCACATCGGCGATCGCGTCATGATCGTCGAATGCCGGCCACTGAGCCGCGATAAGCGTTGGCGTGTGAGCAAGGTCTTAGAGCGCGCGAAGACAACGGAATCGGGGCCGGCGAGTACCTAA
- the rpmC gene encoding 50S ribosomal protein L29, producing the protein MEAKDLRAMSADELSQKRTELREEIGHLKLKRATSRLENPMVLRQTKRDLARVETILRQMALKG; encoded by the coding sequence ATGGAAGCTAAAGATTTGCGCGCCATGAGCGCCGACGAATTGAGTCAGAAGCGCACCGAACTGCGCGAAGAGATTGGCCATCTAAAGTTGAAGCGCGCTACCAGCCGGCTGGAAAATCCAATGGTGTTGCGCCAGACCAAGCGGGATCTGGCTCGCGTCGAAACGATTTTGCGACAGATGGCGCTAAAAGGATAG
- the rplP gene encoding 50S ribosomal protein L16, translating to MLEPKKVKYRKLQKGRRRGSAQRGSTLAFGDFGLKAMGRGWMSAREIEAARVALTRYLKRGGKVWIRIFPDKPLTKKPLETRMGKGKGAPEMWVAVVQPGRILFEMEGVEGALAREAFRLASHKLSIPTTVVERRAQVHGS from the coding sequence ATGCTCGAACCAAAAAAAGTAAAGTACCGAAAATTGCAGAAGGGGCGGCGCCGGGGCTCGGCGCAGCGTGGCTCGACCTTGGCGTTTGGCGATTTCGGGCTCAAGGCCATGGGCCGCGGCTGGATGAGCGCGCGCGAGATAGAGGCGGCGCGCGTGGCGTTAACTCGTTACTTGAAGCGCGGCGGCAAAGTTTGGATTCGTATTTTTCCCGATAAGCCGTTGACCAAAAAACCGCTGGAAACCCGCATGGGAAAAGGCAAAGGCGCGCCGGAAATGTGGGTGGCGGTGGTGCAGCCTGGGCGCATCCTGTTCGAAATGGAAGGCGTCGAAGGGGCGCTCGCGCGCGAGGCTTTTCGTCTGGCCTCGCACAAATTGTCCATCCCGACAACGGTGGTAGAACGGAGAGCGCAGGTTCATGGAAGCTAA
- the rpsC gene encoding 30S ribosomal protein S3 yields the protein MGQKTHPKVFRLGVIETWDSKWFARGDYPKLLHEDFDVKKFLKKRLYHAGISKIEIERAANKAKINIHTARPGIVIGKKGAEIEKLKEEITKLTRRETYINIHEVRRPDLDAQLVSENVALQLERRVAFRRAMKESVSRAMRMGAQGVKIQCAGRLGGSEIARTEWYREGRVPLHTLRADVNYGFAEARTTYGIIGVKAWIFRGEVLTEEEQQQKAMLGG from the coding sequence ATGGGTCAAAAAACGCATCCGAAAGTTTTTCGCCTCGGGGTGATCGAAACCTGGGACTCCAAGTGGTTTGCGCGCGGCGATTATCCGAAGCTCTTGCATGAAGATTTTGACGTTAAGAAGTTTTTGAAAAAGCGGCTCTATCACGCCGGCATCTCGAAGATTGAAATCGAGCGGGCGGCGAACAAAGCGAAGATCAATATTCATACGGCTCGGCCGGGAATCGTCATCGGCAAAAAGGGCGCCGAGATCGAAAAGCTCAAAGAAGAGATCACCAAGCTGACGCGCCGTGAGACGTATATCAATATTCATGAAGTGCGCCGCCCCGATCTGGATGCGCAATTGGTCTCGGAGAACGTCGCGCTACAGCTCGAGCGGCGCGTGGCCTTTCGCCGCGCCATGAAAGAAAGCGTCTCGCGCGCCATGCGCATGGGGGCGCAGGGCGTCAAGATTCAATGCGCCGGCCGTTTGGGCGGCTCGGAAATCGCCCGTACGGAGTGGTACCGCGAAGGGCGGGTGCCCTTGCACACACTGCGCGCCGACGTCAACTATGGCTTTGCCGAAGCGCGCACAACCTACGGCATCATTGGCGTGAAAGCCTGGATCTTTCGCGGCGAAGTGTTGACCGAAGAAGAACAGCAGCAAAAAGCGATGTTGGGTGGCTGA